The following nucleotide sequence is from Chryseobacterium sp. CY350.
AATGGATGAAGGATCAGACACAATATTCTATATCTATTCTTCAAAGTATACCCAACAGAAAATATTATATTGATAGAAGACTAGAATTTGATAAGAAAAAGTCATTTTCCGTATCTAATATAAATATTACAGAAAATGACTTTTATTTTTATTTAAAACAAAAGCCTGAAGAAAATAACACAAAAGTTTTTTTCAAAAAAGGATTTGACGGAATTGAAAAGGAAATTTTTAATCCTCAAAACTATAAACCTGAAAATAAAAAAGATTATCAAATAAATTATATAAAGCCTAATTATGATGGCTCAAAGCTGGCAATTGCTTTAACTGAAAGTGGCAAAGAAATTTCAGAGATGGTAATCTATGATTTAATACAAGACAGATTACTGCCTCATATCATTACTAATTGTTGGCCTTCAGATAGTGGAGGTATATCATGGCTTCCAGATAATAATAGGTTTATATATCTCTATTATCCCGTTATTGATAGTAATTCACCTTCATTTTTAAAAGATATGGAGTCTGTTATTTATAGAATTGGTGATGATCCTCAAAATCTAAATATCCTTTTGTCTAAGAAAAATAATCCAAACTTAAATATCAAATCTGAAGACTTTCCTGACGTATCGTTACTTACAAAAAGTAGTAACTATTTATTTGGATATATATCAGGTCCGGTAAAATTTATGGATACTTATTACATATCTGCGAAAGATATTGATAATAAAAATAAATGGAAATTTTTATTTAGCAAAGAAGATAAGATTACGGACTTTATTACTAAAGGAGATAATATTATTTATATTTCAGAAAAGAATGGGACTAATGCTATATACAGTACTTCATTACAGAATCCTGATTTCAAAAATCCGTCTGTAATTGTGCCAAATATTCCTGATGAAATTATTAATGATATATCCAGTATAAAAGATGGATTTATCTTTTATAGTTCTAAAAATGGAGTAGAAGCAAAGTTATATTTGTATAAAGAAGAAAAAATAGAATCATTAAAGCTACCGATTCCAGCGGGAGACATTTTAATTACTACTAAGAGCGACCTTTCAAATGATTTCTGGATTTCTTGTAGTGGTTGGAAAAATGATTCTGAAAGATTTAAGTATAACTTTTTAACCAAAAAATTTGTTGCCGAAAATTTAGCACCAATTGTTGAGTATCCGGAATTCAAAGACGTTGTTATTGAAGAAATTACTGTAAAATCCCATGATGGATTAGATATTCCTCTTTCTTTAATTTACAGTAAAAATATTATAAAGAATAAGCACAATCCTTTAATTATTGATGCTTATGGAGGGTACGGATATAACAATAGTCCATATTTTGAGAAAACATATTTGCTTTGGGTCCTGCAAGGAGGTATTGTTGCTATTGCTCATGTAAGAGGTGGAGGTGAAAAAGGTGAAGAATGGTATAAAGGGGGATATAAAACTACCAAGCCGAACTCTTGGAAAGATGTAATCTCTTGTGCAGAATATATGATAAAGCAGAATTACACATCCCCTGAAAATATTGCTATTTGGGGAGCAAGCGCAGGAGGTATTACTATAGGAAGAGCAATGACTGAAAGACCTAATTTATTTAAAGTTGCAATAATTAATGCGGGTGTAGTCAATGCATTAAGAATGGAATTCACACCAAACGGCCCAAATAATGTGAAAGAATTAGGCACAGTTAAAGTTCAATCTGAGTTCAAATCATTGCTGGAAATGGATGCTTATCAACATGTCAAAAAAGGAATTAAATACCCTGCCTCTTTCATTACCGGAGGAATAAATGATCCTAGAGTAATCCCATGGATGCCAACAAAATTTGCAGCAAAGCTGATCGCTGATAATACTTCAGACAATCCTATTCTTTTAAAAATCGATTATGAAGGAGGACATGGAGGTGATATCCCATTATTACAGAAGTATGATAACTTAGCTGACATCTTTGCCTTTGCCTTTTGGCAATTAGGACATCCTGATTACCAACCAAAAGAAGAAATTAAAAAGTAAATAATGTCCCAATTCCCTTATCGCTTTTTTGAAGAGTATATTGTTCGTACTCCTTTATTTTCACATAAAAACTTTAGACAAAAATTTAATACTGATGAAATTTCACATCTTGAGTTAAAAGAAATTTGCGCAGATTTAGTTTTTCAGGAAGCAATCTATTTGGCATCTCCTAATTTATATAAAGAATTAAAAAACTGGTTAGATTCAGAAAAAAAAATATCCCCAAGTCAATACCAAAAACTTAAAAACACCATCTTAAAATACTATATCAGAATGAGTACACGATGTACGCCATTCGGACTATTTTCAGGAGTTGGCTTGGGGAAATTTAATTACGAAAACAACAGTCTTTACGAAAATGAATTATTAAAAGTAAGAGATACCAAATTGGACATGCATCTTTTGGTTTCTCTTGCAAAGACTTTAGAAAAGAAACCAGACATTAGAAGACGACTTCTATATTTCCCCAATAATAGTATTTACAAAATAGGGAAGAAAATCCGTTATGTTGAGTACGAATATAAAGAAGGAAAAAGAGATTACATCATTTCTTCTGCTCCAATTTCTGACGAGCTTTCTCAGATATTAAATTTCACAAAACAAGGGAAAACAAGCTCCCAGATTGCAGAAATTCTTATAGGTGATGAAATAAACTATGAAGAAGCAAATTCATTTATAAAAGAATTGATTGACAATCAGGTTTTAGTGAGTGAACTGGAATCCACTGTTTCAGGATGCGATTTTTTAGATACGCTAATTTCTGTTCTAAATCGAATTGGAGCTATAAATGAGACTAAAAATTTAGTTTTAATAAAAGAAAAACTGAATCAATTAGATTTTAAGATAGGAAATCAAGTTTTTCTATATTCAGAAATCGAAAATCTGATTAAATCTTTCAAAACAGATTATGAGCA
It contains:
- a CDS encoding prolyl oligopeptidase family serine peptidase, whose protein sequence is MIKSNLIFYVAFVFVGMINAQKTNLAPSTPFTDEYFGTKIVDEYRNLENLKDPLTVQWMKDQTQYSISILQSIPNRKYYIDRRLEFDKKKSFSVSNINITENDFYFYLKQKPEENNTKVFFKKGFDGIEKEIFNPQNYKPENKKDYQINYIKPNYDGSKLAIALTESGKEISEMVIYDLIQDRLLPHIITNCWPSDSGGISWLPDNNRFIYLYYPVIDSNSPSFLKDMESVIYRIGDDPQNLNILLSKKNNPNLNIKSEDFPDVSLLTKSSNYLFGYISGPVKFMDTYYISAKDIDNKNKWKFLFSKEDKITDFITKGDNIIYISEKNGTNAIYSTSLQNPDFKNPSVIVPNIPDEIINDISSIKDGFIFYSSKNGVEAKLYLYKEEKIESLKLPIPAGDILITTKSDLSNDFWISCSGWKNDSERFKYNFLTKKFVAENLAPIVEYPEFKDVVIEEITVKSHDGLDIPLSLIYSKNIIKNKHNPLIIDAYGGYGYNNSPYFEKTYLLWVLQGGIVAIAHVRGGGEKGEEWYKGGYKTTKPNSWKDVISCAEYMIKQNYTSPENIAIWGASAGGITIGRAMTERPNLFKVAIINAGVVNALRMEFTPNGPNNVKELGTVKVQSEFKSLLEMDAYQHVKKGIKYPASFITGGINDPRVIPWMPTKFAAKLIADNTSDNPILLKIDYEGGHGGDIPLLQKYDNLADIFAFAFWQLGHPDYQPKEEIKK